From Synechococcus sp. A10-1-5-1, a single genomic window includes:
- a CDS encoding DUF2949 domain-containing protein, translated as MLRFLRSSLGLSENALGLGLKQSQLEQAPLPVVLWRFGLISLEQLDQVLQWQDLHL; from the coding sequence TTGCTGCGCTTTTTGCGCAGCAGCCTCGGGCTCAGCGAGAACGCCCTGGGATTGGGGCTCAAGCAGTCGCAGCTGGAGCAGGCCCCGCTGCCGGTGGTGCTCTGGCGTTTTGGTTTGATCAGCTTGGAGCAGCTTGATCAAGTCCTGCAGTGGCAGGACCTGCACCTTTAA
- a CDS encoding DUF3038 domain-containing protein — translation MGFTDLFPNRVELWKRRCSNPLRRNTRRASLKPEETDALIRILTALSERLYPMLRTLLSSAEPPDLNEQRWDLFRSRLRELVLERLNPRRGGVQRLLDPLEGPARSPP, via the coding sequence ATGGGTTTCACCGACCTCTTCCCCAACCGGGTTGAGCTCTGGAAGCGCCGTTGCAGCAACCCGCTCCGCCGCAACACCCGCCGGGCATCGCTCAAGCCGGAGGAGACGGATGCCTTAATCCGCATCCTGACGGCCCTCTCTGAGCGTCTCTATCCGATGCTGCGGACCCTGCTTTCTTCGGCGGAGCCCCCTGATCTCAATGAGCAGCGTTGGGATCTCTTCCGGTCGCGTCTGAGGGAGTTGGTGCTTGAGCGCCTGAACCCCAGGCGGGGCGGAGTCCAGCGTTTGCTCGATCCTTTGGAGGGACCTGCCCGCTCCCCACCCTGA
- a CDS encoding DUF3038 domain-containing protein, translating into MAEAPASVQTPLSRRGIERLDLMLLCAEALDLNGGEAMVWLSEEMGFTDLFPNRVELWKRRCSNPLRRNTRRASLKPEETDALIRILTALSERLYPMLRTLLSSAEPPDLNEQRWDLFRSRLRELVLERLNPRAGGVQRLLDPLEGPALSQRWGGHGLAERRDGFHRPLPQPG; encoded by the coding sequence ATGGCCGAAGCCCCTGCGAGCGTGCAAACCCCCTTGTCCCGCCGCGGGATCGAGCGCCTGGATCTGATGCTTCTCTGCGCAGAAGCGTTGGATCTCAACGGTGGGGAGGCCATGGTCTGGCTGAGCGAAGAGATGGGTTTCACCGACCTCTTCCCCAACCGGGTTGAGCTCTGGAAGCGCCGTTGCAGCAACCCGCTCCGCCGCAACACCCGCCGGGCATCGCTCAAGCCGGAGGAGACGGATGCCTTAATCCGCATCCTGACGGCCCTCTCTGAGCGTCTCTATCCGATGCTGCGGACCCTGCTTTCTTCGGCGGAGCCCCCTGATCTCAATGAGCAGCGTTGGGATCTCTTCCGGTCGCGTCTGAGGGAGTTGGTGCTTGAGCGCCTGAACCCCAGGGCGGGCGGAGTCCAGCGTTTGCTCGATCCTTTGGAGGGACCTGCTCTGAGCCAACGGTGGGGAGGCCATGGTCTGGCTGAGCGAAGAGATGGGTTTCACCGACCTCTTCCCCAACCGGGTTGA